From Caulobacter segnis, a single genomic window includes:
- a CDS encoding MBL fold metallo-hydrolase, with the protein MTPSDRVTRNVVVRAEPSTSAAPVDKMPPGAILPLVGDVPGWFRIQLPNGRQGYVSKAWTDLSSARLASAGRTFKVHIIDVGTGLAVFVEGQDFALLYDAGSQDDLAQGPGNRVVAYIRAVRPDLKRLDHVILSHPHKDHLELMPDVFDAFQVANVWESGRVNKTAGYCKFLKKVVAEGAIYHDAIASNATRTVTFSGSSCKGPVTITEGPMMTAAPIVLGAQAQMSLLYRDAQPYADPNGNSVVTRLDLGDKRILLAGDAEGGEREPPSATPQANSIEARLLACCKPELAADALIVGHHGSLTSSRNAFLDAVGAKVFVISSGPYPYKSVTLPDREIIQTLEARGQVYRTDLKDADCGADPAKPGPDSDESPGGCSNVLITIAPTTALAVTYLKPID; encoded by the coding sequence GTGACGCCGAGCGACCGCGTCACCCGCAACGTCGTGGTTCGGGCCGAACCGTCGACCAGCGCCGCGCCGGTCGACAAGATGCCGCCAGGCGCGATCCTGCCGCTAGTCGGCGATGTCCCCGGCTGGTTTCGTATCCAGCTGCCCAATGGGCGGCAGGGTTATGTCTCCAAGGCCTGGACCGATCTGTCCTCCGCGCGCCTGGCCAGCGCCGGCCGCACCTTCAAGGTCCACATCATCGATGTCGGCACCGGCCTGGCGGTGTTCGTCGAGGGCCAGGATTTCGCCCTGCTCTATGACGCCGGCAGCCAGGACGACCTGGCCCAGGGCCCGGGCAACCGGGTGGTCGCTTACATCCGCGCTGTCCGCCCCGATCTCAAGCGGCTTGACCACGTGATCCTCAGCCACCCACACAAGGATCACCTCGAGCTGATGCCGGACGTGTTCGACGCCTTCCAGGTCGCCAACGTCTGGGAGTCCGGCCGGGTCAACAAGACGGCCGGCTACTGCAAGTTCCTCAAGAAGGTCGTGGCCGAGGGCGCGATCTACCACGACGCCATCGCCTCGAACGCCACGCGGACGGTCACCTTTAGCGGCAGCAGCTGCAAGGGGCCCGTCACCATCACCGAAGGCCCGATGATGACGGCCGCGCCCATCGTCCTGGGCGCCCAGGCCCAGATGAGCCTGCTCTACCGCGACGCCCAGCCCTATGCCGACCCGAACGGCAACAGCGTCGTCACGCGCCTGGACCTGGGCGATAAGCGCATCCTGCTGGCCGGTGACGCTGAAGGCGGCGAGCGCGAGCCGCCCAGCGCGACGCCGCAGGCCAACTCTATCGAGGCCCGGCTACTGGCCTGCTGCAAACCCGAACTAGCCGCCGATGCGCTTATCGTCGGCCACCACGGCAGCCTGACCTCCTCCCGCAACGCCTTCCTCGACGCCGTCGGCGCCAAGGTCTTCGTGATCTCGTCAGGCCCCTACCCGTACAAATCCGTGACCTTGCCCGACAGGGAGATCATCCAGACGCTCGAAGCCCGCGGCCAGGTCTATCGCACCGACCTCAAGGACGCCGACTGCGGCGCCGACCCGGCCAAACCCGGCCCCGACAGCGACGAAAGTCCCGGGGGCTGCAGCAACGTCCTGATCACGATCGCGCCGACCACCGCGCTAGCCGTCACCTACCTGAAGCCGATTGACTAG
- a CDS encoding PAS domain-containing hybrid sensor histidine kinase/response regulator → MGTHAKSSPLEDAFVASALDQAAIVAATDVSGTIVHCNELFCRISGFSQDELIGANHRILNSGCHERAFFVGMYRTIARGETWTGTLCNRRKDGELYWVDTTIVPQVGSDGVVLGYLAIRFEVTEHMKALEALAEARQRAEAAAHTKGRFLANMSHELRTPLTGIVGMAHVLAKTTLNDEQRSCIAAIVDASDSLQALVNDVLDLAQHEAGGTRLEPTAVNLSHLLHSVAALLRTRASEKGLVLAVEEVDLPAFALIDGLRVRQVITNLLANAIKFTAQGSVTLSARWETNALSCEVSDTGGGFAAEEKSRLFKPFEQGVESLNRTFGGTGLGLAISSDLIAAMGGHIDAESILGRGSRFFFSVPAPLAQAPEAAAPAPGPEHDAERLSVLVAEDNATIQLLLKRILDAAQCDVTLTANGIEAVGAAEAGAFDLCLLDLRMPKMDGIAALQAIRALPNGADLPVFAVSADVLDGRETVETMGDFDGFLPKPLRPDLIMRLVSDVRARKLQFGVDDVKGPRAF, encoded by the coding sequence ATGGGAACTCACGCGAAAAGTAGTCCGCTGGAGGATGCGTTCGTCGCCAGCGCCCTCGACCAGGCGGCAATCGTTGCAGCCACGGACGTGAGTGGCACCATCGTCCACTGCAACGAACTGTTTTGCCGCATCAGTGGGTTTAGCCAGGATGAGCTGATCGGAGCCAATCACCGCATCCTCAACTCAGGCTGCCACGAACGTGCATTTTTCGTGGGCATGTATCGGACGATCGCGCGCGGCGAAACTTGGACGGGGACGCTTTGTAACCGACGGAAGGATGGCGAGCTCTACTGGGTCGATACCACCATCGTGCCGCAGGTGGGATCAGATGGCGTCGTGCTCGGCTATTTGGCCATCCGTTTCGAGGTCACCGAACACATGAAAGCGCTTGAAGCGCTTGCGGAAGCCCGTCAACGGGCAGAGGCCGCGGCTCATACCAAGGGGCGGTTTCTAGCCAATATGAGCCATGAGCTGCGCACGCCGCTGACGGGCATTGTCGGCATGGCGCATGTGCTGGCCAAGACAACGCTGAACGATGAACAAAGGAGCTGCATCGCCGCGATCGTCGATGCGTCGGACTCGCTGCAGGCGCTCGTGAACGACGTGCTAGACCTTGCCCAGCATGAGGCGGGGGGGACTCGCCTGGAGCCGACCGCCGTCAATCTCAGCCACTTGCTCCATTCCGTGGCGGCGCTGCTTCGCACTCGCGCCAGCGAGAAAGGTCTGGTTCTCGCGGTGGAGGAGGTCGATCTGCCGGCCTTCGCTCTCATTGACGGCCTAAGGGTGCGTCAGGTCATCACCAATCTTCTAGCCAACGCCATCAAGTTCACCGCGCAGGGTAGTGTCACGTTGTCGGCGCGTTGGGAAACCAACGCGTTGTCTTGCGAGGTCAGCGACACGGGTGGCGGCTTTGCCGCCGAAGAGAAGTCGCGCCTTTTCAAACCGTTCGAGCAGGGCGTGGAAAGTCTCAACCGGACCTTCGGGGGCACGGGTCTGGGCTTGGCGATTTCGTCGGACTTGATCGCGGCGATGGGCGGGCATATCGACGCCGAAAGCATCCTTGGACGAGGATCTCGCTTTTTCTTTTCCGTGCCCGCCCCGCTCGCCCAAGCGCCGGAGGCTGCAGCGCCGGCGCCTGGGCCGGAGCACGATGCGGAAAGGCTCTCGGTGTTGGTCGCCGAGGACAACGCGACAATTCAGCTGCTGCTCAAACGCATTCTCGACGCCGCGCAGTGCGACGTGACCTTGACGGCCAACGGCATTGAAGCCGTCGGCGCCGCCGAGGCGGGCGCTTTCGATCTTTGCCTGCTTGATCTTCGCATGCCCAAGATGGACGGCATCGCCGCCTTGCAAGCCATTCGGGCGCTCCCAAACGGCGCTGACTTGCCTGTCTTTGCCGTCTCGGCCGACGTCCTCGACGGTCGGGAAACGGTGGAGACCATGGGCGATTTTGACGGCTTCTTACCAAAGCCGCTGAGACCGGACCTCATTATGCGCCTCGTGAGTGATGTGCGCGCCCGCAAACTCCAGTTTGGAGTCGATGACGTTAAGGGGCCGCGAGCCTTTTAG